One segment of Stomatobaculum sp. F0698 DNA contains the following:
- the dapF gene encoding diaminopimelate epimerase, protein MKFTKMQGLGNDYVYIDCFSERVENPEALAVRIADRHFGVGGDGLILICPSEIAPVRMRMFNADGSEGKMCGNGVRCVARYAFDHGLVKTRRFAVETGAGLREAEVLEREVSIDMGEVKLDGELVEPITVDGRETSMTPVNVGNPHAVYLVDSLEALKGLDLEKIGPAYEHHPRFPEGVNSEFLYVESPEKLHMRVYERGSGETLACGTGATAVAFAAMERDLAAERVTVELLGGSLQLERLSNGHFRMTGPAVEVFSGCYFSE, encoded by the coding sequence ATGAAATTCACAAAGATGCAGGGGCTCGGCAACGACTATGTCTATATCGACTGCTTTTCGGAACGGGTCGAGAATCCGGAGGCGCTTGCGGTACGCATTGCCGACCGCCACTTCGGCGTGGGCGGCGACGGTCTGATTCTGATTTGCCCCTCGGAAATCGCGCCGGTCCGCATGCGCATGTTTAACGCGGACGGCTCCGAGGGAAAGATGTGCGGAAACGGCGTGCGCTGTGTGGCGCGCTATGCCTTTGACCACGGCCTGGTGAAGACAAGACGCTTCGCGGTCGAGACCGGTGCGGGACTTCGTGAGGCGGAGGTTTTAGAACGTGAGGTCAGCATCGATATGGGCGAAGTGAAACTCGACGGCGAACTTGTCGAGCCGATTACGGTGGACGGGCGGGAGACAAGCATGACGCCGGTCAATGTGGGAAATCCGCATGCAGTGTACCTCGTAGACAGCTTGGAGGCCTTGAAAGGCCTGGATCTCGAGAAAATAGGCCCGGCCTATGAACATCACCCGCGCTTTCCGGAGGGCGTGAATTCGGAATTCCTCTATGTAGAGAGTCCCGAAAAGCTGCACATGCGGGTGTATGAGCGCGGTAGCGGAGAGACTTTGGCTTGCGGCACGGGCGCAACCGCGGTCGCCTTCGCGGCGATGGAGCGTGACCTCGCAGCCGAGCGCGTCACGGTGGAACTGCTCGGCGGCAGTTTACAACTCGAGCGTCTTTCGAACGGGCATTTCCGCATGACGGGACCGGCGGTCGAAGTCTTCTCCGGTTGCTATTTCTCAGAGTGA
- a CDS encoding carbamoyl phosphate synthase small subunit has product MKAYLLLEDGTLFTGRSIGAVKEVVSEIVFNTSMTGYLEVLTDPSYAGQAVVMTYPLIGNYGVCREDMESGRAWPDALIVRELAELASNFRSRETLQQFLIAEDVPGIEGIDTRALTKLLRERGTMNGFLTTNPDFDREDALRRMREYQVLGAVARVSCKEKYVIPGKGKKVAIIDCGIKRNMLRELSARGLELTVWPQDARAEDILAEKPDGIFLTNGPGDPAENVGLIREIKKLYDTDMPIFAICLGHQLMALATGAKTYKMKYGHRGGNHPVRDLVSGRAYISSQNHGYAVDDKSLDPKVAETRFVNVNDGTNEGLAYCGKNILTVQFHPEACPGPHDTSYLFDRFLEMMEVQHA; this is encoded by the coding sequence ATGAAAGCGTATCTTTTACTGGAAGACGGCACACTGTTTACCGGGAGAAGCATAGGTGCAGTCAAGGAAGTGGTGAGTGAAATTGTCTTCAACACCTCCATGACCGGCTATCTCGAAGTGCTGACGGACCCGAGCTATGCGGGGCAGGCAGTAGTAATGACGTATCCGCTGATTGGAAACTACGGCGTGTGTCGCGAGGACATGGAGTCGGGGCGCGCATGGCCGGATGCCCTCATTGTCCGCGAGCTCGCGGAGCTCGCATCGAACTTCCGGAGTCGCGAGACCCTGCAGCAGTTCCTGATTGCGGAGGATGTGCCCGGCATTGAGGGCATCGATACCCGCGCACTGACCAAGCTCCTTCGGGAGCGCGGCACCATGAACGGTTTTCTGACCACGAATCCGGATTTTGACCGCGAAGACGCTCTGCGGCGGATGAGGGAGTATCAGGTGCTCGGCGCCGTGGCCCGTGTGAGCTGCAAGGAAAAGTATGTGATCCCGGGCAAGGGCAAAAAGGTCGCTATCATCGATTGCGGCATTAAGCGCAACATGCTCCGCGAACTCAGTGCGCGCGGTCTGGAACTCACGGTATGGCCGCAGGATGCGCGCGCCGAGGATATCCTCGCGGAAAAGCCTGACGGCATTTTCCTGACGAACGGCCCCGGCGATCCCGCGGAAAATGTGGGCCTGATTCGGGAAATCAAAAAATTATACGACACGGATATGCCTATATTCGCAATCTGCCTCGGACATCAGCTCATGGCGCTCGCGACCGGTGCTAAGACCTATAAGATGAAGTACGGTCACCGCGGCGGCAACCATCCGGTGCGGGATCTGGTCAGCGGAAGAGCGTATATCTCCTCCCAGAACCACGGTTATGCGGTCGATGACAAGAGCCTTGACCCGAAGGTCGCGGAGACGCGCTTTGTGAACGTCAACGATGGCACCAACGAGGGACTTGCCTACTGCGGCAAGAACATTCTGACCGTACAGTTCCACCCCGAGGCTTGCCCGGGACCCCACGATACCTCGTATCTCTTTGACCGCTTTCTTGAAATGATGGAGGTGCAGCATGCCTAA
- the carB gene encoding carbamoyl-phosphate synthase large subunit, which produces MPKNPEIKKVLVIGSGPIIIGQAAEFDYAGTQACRALREEGIEVVLLNSNPATIMTDKDIADHVYIEPLTVEVLERLILKEKPDSVLPTLGGQAGLNLAMELEERGFFAEHNVRLIGTTALTIKKAEDRELFKETMEKIGEPVAASKVVENVEDGIAFAEEIGYPVVLRPAYTLGGSGGGIAEDRRALVEILQNGLRLSRVGQVLVERCIAGWKEIEYEVMRDGAGNVITVCNMENLDPVGVHTGDSIVVAPSQTLGDKEYQMLRSSALNIITELGITGGCNVQYALNPNSFEYCVIEVNPRVSRSSALASKATGYPIAKVAAKIALGYTLDEIKNAVTKKTYASFEPMLDYCVVKMPRLPFDKFITAKHTLGTQMKATGEVMAICTNFEGALMKAIRSLEQHVDSLMSYDYASLDDDELQRELRVVDDRRIWVIAEALRRGFSYDDIFALTKIDRWFIHKLDRLVRMEAELRRRPLTEELLRDAKRFEFPDHVIAALSGKTEAEVKAKRAEFKIYPGFKMVDTCAAEFAAETPYYYSVYDGENEAEETKPKKKVLVLGSGPIRIGQGIEFDFCSVHCTFTFRKEGYETIIVNNNPETVSTDFDIADKLYFEPLTPEDVEAIVNFEKPDGAVVQFGGQTAIKLTEALMKMGVPILGTAAEDVDAAEDRERFDAILQETGIPRAAGGTVFTAEEAKEIAHRLGYPVLVRPSYVLGGAGMRIAISDHDIDEYIGVINRYAQEHPILVDKYIQGIEVEVDAVCDGKDILIPGIMQHIERTGIHSGDSISVYPAQSLSETVKAKIVDYSEKLARALHVKGMINIQFIAKGEEVYVIEVNPRSSRTVPYISKVTGIPIIPLATRVICGHSIRELGYEPGLQKEADYIAVKMPVFSFEKIRGADISLGPEMKSTGECLGIAKSFNEALYKAFQGAGVKLPKYKNMIITVRDEDKAEIAPIAKRFEALGYRIFSTRGTAKVLKDAGIKALEVRKLEQEHPNILDLILGHEMDLVIDTPPEGADREKDGFEIRRNAVETGVNVLTALDTAEALATALEQKAEELTLIDIASL; this is translated from the coding sequence ATGCCTAAGAATCCGGAAATCAAAAAAGTATTGGTGATCGGCTCCGGCCCCATCATCATCGGACAGGCGGCGGAGTTTGACTATGCGGGCACCCAGGCCTGCCGCGCGCTCCGCGAAGAGGGAATAGAGGTTGTGCTCTTAAACTCGAACCCGGCGACCATCATGACGGACAAGGACATTGCGGACCATGTCTACATCGAGCCGCTGACGGTCGAGGTATTGGAGCGCTTAATTCTGAAGGAAAAGCCGGACTCGGTGCTCCCGACCCTCGGCGGTCAGGCGGGCCTCAATCTCGCGATGGAGCTCGAGGAGAGAGGCTTTTTTGCGGAGCACAATGTCCGCCTGATCGGCACCACGGCGCTGACCATCAAGAAGGCAGAGGACAGAGAGCTCTTTAAGGAGACCATGGAAAAGATCGGCGAGCCGGTCGCAGCGTCGAAGGTCGTCGAGAATGTCGAGGACGGCATCGCGTTTGCGGAGGAAATCGGCTATCCGGTCGTGCTGCGCCCGGCATACACGCTCGGCGGCAGCGGCGGCGGCATTGCGGAAGACCGCCGTGCCCTCGTTGAGATACTGCAGAACGGTCTCCGCCTCTCCCGCGTGGGACAGGTGCTTGTGGAGCGCTGCATTGCGGGCTGGAAGGAGATTGAGTACGAGGTCATGCGCGACGGCGCGGGCAACGTAATCACGGTCTGCAACATGGAGAACTTAGATCCGGTCGGCGTGCACACGGGCGACTCGATTGTGGTTGCGCCCTCCCAGACCCTCGGCGACAAGGAGTACCAGATGCTCCGCAGCTCCGCGCTCAACATCATCACCGAGCTCGGCATCACCGGCGGCTGCAACGTGCAGTACGCGCTGAATCCGAACAGCTTTGAGTACTGCGTCATTGAGGTGAATCCGCGTGTCAGCCGTTCTTCGGCCCTCGCTTCGAAGGCGACCGGCTATCCGATCGCAAAGGTCGCGGCGAAGATTGCGCTCGGCTACACCCTGGATGAGATTAAGAACGCGGTGACCAAGAAGACCTACGCGTCCTTCGAGCCCATGCTCGACTACTGCGTGGTCAAGATGCCGCGTCTGCCCTTTGACAAGTTCATCACGGCAAAGCACACGCTCGGCACGCAGATGAAGGCGACCGGTGAGGTTATGGCGATCTGCACGAACTTTGAGGGCGCGCTCATGAAGGCGATACGTTCGCTCGAGCAGCACGTGGACAGCCTGATGAGCTATGACTACGCTTCCCTTGACGACGACGAGCTCCAGAGAGAGCTGCGCGTGGTAGACGATCGCCGCATCTGGGTCATCGCGGAGGCATTGCGCCGCGGCTTCTCCTACGACGATATCTTCGCGCTGACCAAGATCGATCGCTGGTTCATCCATAAGCTCGACCGCTTGGTCCGCATGGAGGCAGAGCTCCGCAGAAGACCGCTGACCGAGGAACTGCTTCGCGATGCGAAGCGCTTTGAGTTCCCGGATCACGTGATTGCGGCGCTCAGCGGCAAGACCGAGGCCGAGGTCAAGGCAAAGCGCGCGGAATTCAAGATTTACCCGGGCTTTAAGATGGTCGATACCTGCGCGGCGGAGTTTGCGGCGGAGACCCCGTACTACTACAGCGTCTACGACGGCGAGAACGAGGCGGAGGAGACGAAGCCGAAGAAGAAGGTTCTGGTTCTCGGCTCCGGCCCGATACGCATCGGTCAGGGCATCGAGTTCGACTTCTGCTCCGTGCACTGCACCTTCACCTTCCGGAAAGAGGGCTATGAGACCATCATCGTCAACAACAATCCGGAGACGGTCTCGACCGACTTTGACATTGCGGACAAGCTCTACTTTGAGCCCCTGACGCCGGAGGATGTCGAAGCGATTGTGAACTTTGAGAAGCCGGACGGCGCGGTCGTGCAGTTCGGCGGTCAGACCGCAATCAAGCTGACCGAAGCGCTCATGAAGATGGGCGTTCCGATTCTCGGCACGGCGGCGGAGGATGTCGACGCGGCCGAGGACAGAGAGCGCTTTGACGCGATTCTCCAGGAAACGGGCATTCCGCGCGCGGCGGGCGGCACGGTCTTTACGGCGGAAGAGGCAAAGGAGATTGCCCACCGCCTGGGGTATCCGGTGCTGGTGCGCCCCTCCTACGTGCTCGGCGGCGCAGGCATGCGCATCGCAATTTCGGACCACGATATCGACGAGTACATCGGTGTGATCAACCGCTATGCGCAGGAACACCCGATTCTGGTCGACAAGTATATTCAGGGCATTGAGGTTGAGGTCGATGCGGTCTGCGACGGCAAGGATATCCTGATTCCGGGTATCATGCAGCACATTGAGCGCACCGGCATTCACTCCGGAGACTCGATTTCGGTCTATCCGGCGCAGTCGCTCTCGGAGACCGTCAAGGCAAAGATTGTCGACTACTCCGAGAAGCTCGCGCGTGCGCTGCACGTGAAGGGCATGATTAACATCCAGTTCATCGCGAAGGGCGAAGAAGTCTACGTGATTGAGGTGAATCCGCGCTCCTCGCGCACCGTTCCCTACATTTCGAAGGTCACGGGCATCCCGATTATTCCGCTTGCAACCCGCGTGATCTGCGGTCACAGCATTCGTGAACTGGGCTATGAACCGGGTCTCCAGAAGGAGGCGGATTACATTGCGGTCAAGATGCCTGTCTTCTCGTTTGAGAAGATTCGCGGCGCCGACATCAGCCTGGGACCGGAGATGAAGTCGACGGGCGAGTGCCTCGGCATCGCAAAGAGCTTTAACGAGGCGCTCTACAAGGCCTTCCAGGGCGCGGGCGTAAAGCTCCCGAAGTACAAGAACATGATTATTACCGTTCGCGATGAGGATAAGGCGGAGATTGCACCGATCGCAAAGCGCTTCGAGGCGCTCGGCTACCGCATCTTCTCGACCCGCGGCACGGCGAAGGTTTTAAAGGACGCCGGCATCAAGGCACTCGAGGTGAGAAAGCTTGAGCAGGAGCATCCGAACATTCTGGATCTCATTCTGGGCCATGAGATGGACCTTGTCATCGATACGCCGCCTGAGGGAGCGGATCGCGAGAAAGACGGCTTTGAGATTCGCAGAAATGCGGTCGAGACAGGCGTCAATGTGTTGACGGCGCTCGACACCGCGGAGGCTCTCGCGACTGCGCTTGAGCAGAAGGCAGAGGAACTCACACTGATCGATATCGCGTCGCTCTGA
- a CDS encoding metallophosphoesterase produces the protein MRTIILSDIHGEAETLCGMLEELNFDPATEELVVLGDALDYGTSPAETYIALRNLAERMEKRFVYIRGEHEQMLLDALLLTRGQIANGLLWKQNGGKETLASLEERKIAPGKTALWLKDHTRTWYECQDFIAVHADIADEVIWNNEPETFLWGNRCIEENNYAGKLTVFGHHRVDCPTYLDGSGVESRFHPSYGTWFQLPRTGAIAMDTGCGEENGCLTAMIIENGMMRFERI, from the coding sequence ATGCGCACAATCATACTATCGGACATCCACGGTGAGGCGGAGACACTCTGCGGTATGCTGGAGGAACTGAATTTCGATCCGGCCACAGAGGAACTGGTGGTGCTCGGAGACGCCCTCGACTACGGAACTTCTCCGGCGGAGACCTATATCGCCCTCCGGAATCTTGCGGAGCGGATGGAAAAACGCTTTGTCTACATCCGCGGCGAGCACGAGCAAATGCTCCTCGATGCCCTGCTCTTAACAAGGGGGCAGATTGCCAACGGTCTCCTCTGGAAGCAGAACGGCGGCAAGGAGACCCTCGCGTCTCTGGAGGAGAGAAAGATAGCGCCGGGGAAGACGGCGCTCTGGCTGAAGGACCATACGCGGACCTGGTATGAGTGTCAGGACTTCATTGCCGTGCACGCGGACATTGCGGATGAGGTCATCTGGAACAACGAGCCGGAGACCTTTCTCTGGGGCAATCGCTGCATCGAAGAGAACAACTACGCGGGAAAACTCACGGTTTTCGGGCATCACCGTGTCGATTGCCCGACTTATTTGGACGGCAGCGGCGTCGAGAGCCGCTTTCACCCGAGCTACGGCACCTGGTTTCAGCTGCCGCGCACGGGTGCGATTGCGATGGACACGGGCTGCGGCGAGGAGAACGGCTGTCTCACGGCGATGATAATCGAGAACGGCATGATGCGCTTTGAGAGAATTTAA
- the tyrS gene encoding tyrosine--tRNA ligase: MNCYDELKARGLIAQVTNEEEVSRLVNEGKATFYIGFDPTADSLHVGHFMALCLMKRLQMAGNQPIALVGGGTGMIGDPSGRTDMRSMMTIEQIDSNCESFKRQMSRFIEFGEGKARMVNNADWLRNLNYIEFIRDIGPHFSVNNMLRAECYKNRMEKGLSFLEFNYMLMQGYDFYELFQRYHCNMQFGGDDQWSNMLAGTELIRRKLGKDAHAMTITLLLNSEGKKMGKTVGGAVWLDPNKTSPFNFYQYWRNVGDQDVLKCLRMLTFLPLEKIDEMDRWEGAQLNEAKDILAYELTTLVHGEEEAKKAREGAQALFAGGAASENVPTVELSDEDFVEGKADILSLLMKAGLAASRSEARRNVQQGGVSMDGESMKDIATSYEPDFFAGEGKLLKRGKKNFVKLLKA; the protein is encoded by the coding sequence ATGAATTGCTACGATGAGCTCAAGGCCCGCGGGCTGATTGCACAGGTGACCAACGAGGAAGAGGTGAGCCGCCTCGTGAACGAGGGCAAGGCGACCTTCTATATCGGCTTCGATCCGACGGCGGACAGTCTGCACGTGGGACACTTTATGGCGCTCTGCCTGATGAAGCGTCTCCAGATGGCGGGCAATCAGCCGATTGCTCTGGTCGGCGGCGGCACGGGTATGATCGGAGATCCCTCCGGCAGAACCGATATGCGCAGCATGATGACCATCGAGCAGATTGACAGCAACTGCGAGAGCTTTAAGCGCCAGATGTCCCGCTTCATCGAGTTCGGCGAAGGCAAGGCGAGAATGGTGAACAATGCCGACTGGCTTCGGAACTTGAATTACATTGAGTTTATCCGCGACATCGGTCCCCACTTCTCGGTCAACAACATGCTCCGCGCGGAGTGCTATAAGAACCGCATGGAGAAGGGACTCTCTTTCCTCGAGTTTAACTACATGCTCATGCAGGGCTATGACTTCTACGAGCTCTTTCAGCGCTATCACTGCAACATGCAGTTCGGCGGCGACGACCAGTGGTCCAACATGCTCGCGGGCACGGAGTTGATTCGCCGCAAGCTCGGCAAGGATGCGCACGCCATGACCATCACGCTCCTCTTAAACTCCGAGGGCAAGAAGATGGGTAAGACCGTCGGCGGTGCGGTCTGGCTGGATCCGAACAAGACCTCGCCCTTTAATTTCTACCAGTACTGGAGAAATGTCGGCGATCAGGATGTCCTTAAGTGCCTCCGCATGCTGACCTTCCTGCCGCTCGAGAAGATCGATGAGATGGATCGCTGGGAGGGAGCGCAGCTGAACGAGGCAAAGGATATTCTCGCATACGAGCTCACGACGCTGGTGCACGGCGAAGAGGAGGCCAAGAAGGCGCGCGAGGGCGCACAGGCACTCTTTGCGGGCGGTGCGGCATCCGAGAATGTCCCGACTGTGGAGCTTTCGGACGAAGACTTTGTTGAGGGCAAGGCGGATATCCTGAGTCTGCTTATGAAGGCAGGTCTTGCGGCCTCCCGCTCCGAGGCGAGACGCAATGTCCAGCAGGGCGGTGTCAGCATGGACGGCGAGAGCATGAAGGATATCGCGACAAGCTATGAGCCGGATTTCTTTGCCGGCGAGGGCAAGCTCTTAAAGCGCGGCAAAAAGAATTTTGTGAAGCTTTTAAAAGCATAA